Proteins encoded in a region of the Populus nigra chromosome 3, ddPopNigr1.1, whole genome shotgun sequence genome:
- the LOC133688097 gene encoding potassium channel AKT1-like produces the protein MDTLRNRGVFRVSVCGQEELERLSRDGSHYSLTTGILPSLGARSNRRVKLNRFIISPYDRRYRIWETFLVVLVIYTAWVSPFEFGFLKQPERPLSICDNVVNGFFATDIVLTFFLAYLDKTTYLLVDDRKKIAWKYATSWLALDIISTIPTELARKISPKSFQSYGFFNMLRLWRLRRVSALFSRLEKDRTYNYFWVRCAKLICVTLFAVHSAGCFYYLIAARYHDPQRTWIGASLGDNFLEQSIWTRYVTSIYWSITTLTTVGYGDLHPVNTREMMFDIFYMLFNLGLTAYLIGNMTNLVVHGTSRTRRFRDTIQAASSFAQRNQLPVRLQDQMLAHLCLKFRTDSEGLQQQETLDSLPKAIRSSISHYLFYSLVDKVYLFRGVSNDLLFQLVSEMKAEYFPPNEDVILQNEAPTDFYILVTGAVDLLVMKNGVEQVVGEAKTGDLCGEIGVLCCRPQLFTVRTKRLSQLLRLNRTAFLNIVQANVGDGTIIVNNLLQYLKELKDPIMEGVLLETENMLARGRMDLPLTLCFAALRGDDLLLHQLLKRGLDPNESDNNGRSAMHIAASKGSENCVLLLLDHGADPNCRDSDGNVPLWEAMLGGHEAVAKLLIQNGASIHHGDVGHFACTAAEKNNLKLLNEIVRYGGDVTSPRNNGITALHVAVCEDNAEIVRFLLDQGADIDKPDDAHGWTPRGLADQQGHEEIRFIFQTRKEAKTQSFVAIPEKQDYGIRFLGRFTSEPTIRPLSQEGSFPATDASWSQTRPRRRTNNFHNSIFGMMSAAHRGKKDLLFPTSHTSHGASPARVTISCPEKEEVAGKLVLLPNSFQALLEIGAKKFDISPAKVMIKDKAEIDDIEVIRDGDHLIFATDGMQETNNKDS, from the exons ATGGACACTCTGCGAAACAGAGGTGTCTTCAGGGTTTCAGTATGTGGGCAAGAGGAGTTAGAGCGGCTGTCAAGGGATGGTAGCCATTACAGTCTCACAACAGGGATTTTGCCTTCACTTGGTGCAAGAAGTAACCGAAGAGTTAAGCTCAATAGGTTTATTATATCGCCTTATGACCGTCGTTACAG AATATGGGAGACATTTCTCGTTGTTCTGGTCATCTATACGGCTTGGGTATCACCTTTCGAATTTGGATTTCTCAAACAACCAGAGAGACCACTCTCCATCTGCGATAATGTTGTCAATGGATTCTTTGCTACGGATATTGTTTTAACCTTCTTTTTGGCTTACCTTGATAAAACCACCTACCTACTTGTTGATGATCGCAAGAAGATTGCATGGAAGTATGCCACTTCCTGGTTGGCTTTGGATATCATATCCACAATCCCAACTGAACTAGCTCGGAAGATCTCCCCTAAATCATTCCAGTCCTATGGCTTCTTCAACATGCTTCGCCTTTGGCGTCTCCGAAGAGTCAGTGCCCTGTTTTCTAG ATTGGAGAAAGATAGGACCTATAACTATTTCTGGGTCCGGTGTGCTAAACTTATATGT GTCACTCTTTTTGCCGTACACTCCGCCGGATGCTTCTATTATCTTATTGCTGCACGCTACCATGATCCGCAGAGGACATGGATTGGAGCATCCCTaggagacaatttcctagagcAGAGTATATGGACAAGATACGTGACTTCCATTTACTGGTCTATTACTACTCTAACAACTGTGGGATATGGTGATCTGCATCCCGTGAACACAAGGGAGATGATGTTTGACATCTTCTACATGCTCTTCAACCTTGGATTGACGGCATACTTAATAGGAAACATGACGAACTTGGTTGTGCACGGGACTAGTCGAACTAGAAGATTT AGAGATACAATTCAAGCTGCTTCAAGTTTCGCTCAGAGGAACCAGCTGCCTGTTCGCCTACAAGATCAGATGCTTGCACATTTGTGCTTGAAGTTCAGGACAGATTCAGAGGGGCTGCAGCAGCAAGAGACTCTTGATTCCCTTCCAAAAGCCATCCGTTCAAGCATTTCACATTATCTTTTCTACTCTCTTGTGGACAAGGTCTACTTGTTTCGAGGGGTTTCCAATGACTTGCTTTTCCAGTTG GTCTCAGAGATGAAAGCCGAGTATTTTCCTCCCAACGAAGACGTGATCCTGCAGAATGAAGCACCAACAGACTTTTATATACTTGTTACTGGTGCTGTG GATCTACTTGTTATGAAAAATGGAGTTGAACAG GTTGTTGGCGAGGCTAAAACTGGTGATCTTTGCGGTGAAATTGGAGTACTCTGTTGTAGGCCACAGCTCTTCACAGTGCGAACCAAGAGATTGAGCCAACTACTACGACTGAACCGTACTGCGTTCTTGAATATTGTTCAGGCCAATGTTGGAGACGGGACCATAATCGTGAACAATCTTCTTCAG TATTTGAAAGAACTGAAAGACCCAATTATGGAAGGAGTATTGCTGGAGACGGAGAACATGCTAGCTCGTGGTAGAATGGACCTACCTCTCACTCTATGCTTTGCAGCACTAAGAGGAGACGACCTTTTGTTGCATCAGTTGTTGAAACGGGGCCTGGATCCAAATGAATCAGACAACAATGGGAGGTCAGCAATG CATATAGCAGCCTCCAAAGGAAGTGAGAACTGTGTCCTACTTCTACTTGATCATGGAGCTGATCCTAACTGCCGAG ACTCGGATGGAAATGTACCACTATGGGAGGCAATGCTGGGAGGCCATGAAGCAGTGGCCAAACTACTGATACAAAATGGTGCAAGCATACATCATGGAGATGTGGGCCATTTTGCATGCACTGCTGCTGAGAAAAACAACTTGAAATTGCTCAATGAAATTGTTCGATATGGAGGGGATGTGACAAGTCCAAGGAACAATGGAATCACTGCTCTGCATGTAGCAGTTTGTGAAGACAACGCTGAAATAGTGAGATTCCTCTTGGATCAAGGTGCTGATATTGACAAACCAGATGATGCCCATGGTTGGACTCCAAGGGGTCTAGCTGACCAACAAGGACATGAAGAAATAAGATTCATTTTCCAAACTCGTAAAGAAGCTAAAACGCAATCCTTTGTTGCTATTCCTGAGAAGCAGGATTATGGAATTCGATTTCTTGGGAGGTTTACAAGTGAACCAACTATTCGGCCTCTGTCTCAAGAAGGTTCATTCCCAGCTACAGATGCATCATGGAGTCAAACCCGTCCGAGGCGCAGGACTAACAATTTTCACAACTCAATCTTCGGGATGATGTCAGCTGCCCACAGAGGGAAGAAAGACCTGCTGTTCCCAACCAGCCATACTAGTCATGGAGCCAGTCCTGCTAGAGTAACAATTAGTTGCCCTGAAAAGGAAGAAGTTGCAGGAAAGCTTGTTCTACTTCCAAATAGCTTTCAGGCATTGCTTGAGATTGGTGCTAAAAAATTCGACATCTCACCCGCCAAAGTAATGATTAAGGATAAAGCTGAAATTGATGACATTGAGGTGATTAGAGATGGTGATCATCTTATATTTGCCACTGATGGAATGCAAGAGACTAACAACAAAgactcataa